The segment CGCGATGCCGGGCCGCCGCCCACCCGGCCCGGCGCTGCGGCAACTGCAACGGGCCAACGGCTTGATGATGGCCGAGCAGTTCGCCGAGGCCGCCCAACTGTTCCACCAACTGGCCCAAAAGGCGCTGGCGCGCGGGTTTCCCCAGGCCCCGCAACTCACCCTGAGGGCGGCTGAGGCTTACTTCAAGGCCGGGGACCGCGAAAGGGCCCGCGGGCGCCTTCTCGCCGGGCTGGAAATGCTGGCCAACGCCAGTCGCTGGCAGGTGCTGCGCCACGCCGGGGAGCGGGCCATCGTCGCCTTGCAGGCCCAAGGCGACGCCGCGCTGGCGGCCGAGGTGCGCCAGGCTATGGAACGCTGGCTGGCCCAAGCCCCTCCCCTACCGGCCATGCGCCGGGCGAGCCAAGCCCTACCTGCCCGGTGCCCTACTTGCGGCGCACCGGTCCACCCGGATGAAGTGGAATGGACGCACGGGGTGCCTTTGTGCGCCTACTGCGGCATCGCGCTGACCGCGAACGCCTCTCCCGAGTAACGCTATGGATTGGGAGCGCCTCGACGAAGCCACCATCCGGCAGCGCCTGACCCAGGCCAAA is part of the Anaerolineae bacterium genome and harbors:
- a CDS encoding tetratricopeptide repeat protein produces the protein AMPGRRPPGPALRQLQRANGLMMAEQFAEAAQLFHQLAQKALARGFPQAPQLTLRAAEAYFKAGDRERARGRLLAGLEMLANASRWQVLRHAGERAIVALQAQGDAALAAEVRQAMERWLAQAPPLPAMRRASQALPARCPTCGAPVHPDEVEWTHGVPLCAYCGIALTANASPE